The Dyadobacter subterraneus genome window below encodes:
- a CDS encoding cobyrinate a,c-diamide synthase — protein sequence MTHFLISAPSSNSGKTTLTLGLLRALKNRGLNVQPFKCGPDYIDTKHHTIASGNPGINLDIFMASEAHGRDIYDRYSEKADVSVTEGVMGLFDGADKMQGSSAAIAELLDIPVILVINAKSMAYSAAPLLYGFKNFYKGIRVVGAIFNFVSTASHYRFLQEACEEVGIEALGYLPKNEALAIPSRHLGLHISSETDYESIIEKLAEEIPKTINIDRLLEISTREILPKTKSKTLSQIPVSAKKYKISIARDEAFTFTYHQNIEVLSSLGTVTFFSPIHDKVLPETDFLYLPGGYPELYAGELSENKTMLESIRSYCFNGGLTFAECGGLMYLGNEIITSDGLNFPMSGVLDCITSLENSKLTLGYRTIQWNDMVLKGHEFHYSRLVENALETESAMVKNAKGIEVETRLYRKLNTFASYVHLYWGERFEFIEYLLENFASKGFTQSR from the coding sequence ATGACTCATTTTCTTATTTCAGCTCCTTCCAGTAATTCCGGTAAGACCACCCTTACCCTCGGCCTTTTGCGGGCTTTGAAAAACAGAGGGTTGAATGTGCAGCCATTCAAATGCGGACCGGATTATATTGATACCAAACATCATACAATAGCATCAGGAAATCCTGGAATAAATCTGGATATTTTCATGGCTTCGGAAGCACACGGGCGTGATATTTATGATCGATATTCTGAAAAAGCAGACGTTTCCGTAACAGAAGGTGTCATGGGACTTTTTGATGGTGCTGATAAAATGCAGGGAAGCAGCGCGGCGATTGCGGAGTTACTGGATATTCCGGTGATTTTAGTTATTAATGCCAAATCGATGGCTTATTCCGCCGCGCCTTTGTTATATGGTTTTAAGAATTTTTATAAAGGGATCCGCGTCGTTGGAGCGATTTTCAACTTTGTCAGCACCGCTTCACATTACCGGTTTTTACAGGAAGCTTGTGAGGAAGTTGGTATTGAGGCGCTTGGTTATTTGCCCAAAAATGAAGCGCTGGCAATTCCTTCGAGGCATTTGGGATTGCACATTTCTTCTGAAACGGATTATGAAAGTATTATTGAAAAACTGGCCGAAGAAATTCCTAAAACGATTAATATAGACCGGCTGCTGGAAATTTCTACAAGAGAAATTCTTCCTAAAACAAAGTCAAAGACTTTATCTCAAATTCCTGTTTCAGCTAAAAAATATAAAATTTCCATTGCCCGGGACGAAGCCTTTACCTTTACTTATCATCAAAATATAGAAGTACTTTCTTCATTAGGTACGGTCACATTTTTTAGTCCAATTCATGATAAGGTACTTCCTGAAACGGACTTCCTATACCTGCCTGGCGGTTATCCTGAATTATATGCGGGTGAATTAAGTGAAAATAAAACGATGCTTGAAAGTATTCGATCTTATTGTTTTAATGGAGGATTAACCTTTGCAGAATGTGGTGGTTTGATGTATTTAGGAAATGAAATTATTACTTCTGACGGCTTAAATTTTCCAATGTCCGGTGTTCTGGATTGCATTACTTCCTTGGAAAATTCAAAATTAACCTTGGGCTATCGAACGATTCAATGGAATGATATGGTATTGAAAGGCCATGAATTTCATTATTCCAGATTAGTGGAAAATGCTTTGGAAACCGAATCCGCGATGGTTAAAAATGCCAAAGGAATTGAAGTAGAAACTCGGCTTTACAGGAAACTGAATACGTTTGCTTCTTATGTGCACTTGTATTGGGGAGAGCGATTTGAGTTTATTGAATACTTATTGGAAAATTTCGCGTCTAAAGGTTTCACGCAAAGCAGGTAA
- a CDS encoding CocE/NonD family hydrolase, translated as MKHRIFYLFLFFIPLLSDAQNAAMPDTGWVRKNYQKTEQFIEMRDGVKLYTAIYTPRDTDEKYPILMQRTPYSCRPYGVNNYRPRIGPNGVLMKEKYIFVYQDARGRYKSEGNFREMTPAIDNKKTKQDVDESSDTYDTIEWLLKNTASNGKVGIYGISFPGYYSSAALPDAHPALKAVSPQAPMSDEFLGDDCNHNGAFFLMDNFGFYSHFDGPKSANGESYKPFFNADFSDAYQYFLDFGPLKKANTNAYFSDPKSVWRQVTSHDTYDEFWQSRNIKKHLNNIKPAVLVVGGWFDAEDLYGALKTYSAIEKQSPNNNTRLVMGPWTHGGWASPSWKSFADYQFGADLNQYYQNEIETRFFNFYLKDKGEFNQAEATVFETGSNQWKNYEVWPPKNSQPETFYFQSKGKLSTEKPKVAKAVTDYISDPAKPVPYTNEISGDRNNKYMAEDQRFASRRPDVIYFQTDSLTSDLTLTGEITANLFVSITGTDADFVVKVIDVWPDSLPAQVQRGQPKPLDMSGYQQMVRAEVFRGKFRNSFSKPEPFVKDKVEKVSFKLNEIAHTFKKGHRVMVQIQSSWFPLVDRNPQKFINIFEANESDFQSAKITVHHDLKNSSNIILPVLK; from the coding sequence ATGAAGCACAGAATTTTTTACCTCTTTCTATTTTTCATTCCACTTCTTTCCGATGCCCAGAATGCGGCGATGCCTGACACGGGCTGGGTCCGGAAAAACTATCAAAAAACGGAACAATTCATTGAAATGCGGGATGGCGTGAAGCTTTATACCGCCATATACACACCACGTGACACAGACGAAAAGTATCCGATTCTGATGCAACGAACGCCTTATTCCTGTCGCCCGTATGGTGTCAATAATTACCGTCCACGCATCGGACCGAATGGTGTTTTGATGAAAGAAAAATACATTTTTGTTTATCAGGACGCGCGTGGTCGATACAAAAGCGAAGGGAATTTCCGGGAAATGACACCGGCAATCGATAATAAAAAAACAAAACAAGACGTCGATGAATCCAGTGATACCTATGACACGATTGAATGGCTTTTAAAAAATACTGCCTCCAATGGTAAAGTTGGGATTTATGGAATTTCCTTTCCCGGGTATTATTCCTCAGCCGCTTTGCCTGACGCGCACCCGGCTTTAAAAGCAGTTTCGCCGCAGGCACCTATGTCAGATGAGTTTTTGGGAGACGACTGTAATCACAACGGAGCTTTTTTCCTGATGGATAATTTCGGTTTTTACAGCCATTTCGACGGTCCGAAAAGTGCGAACGGAGAGAGTTACAAACCATTTTTCAATGCCGATTTCAGTGACGCATATCAATATTTTCTTGATTTTGGTCCGTTAAAAAAAGCAAATACCAACGCTTATTTTTCTGATCCCAAAAGTGTGTGGCGACAAGTTACTTCTCATGATACTTACGACGAATTCTGGCAATCCAGAAATATCAAAAAGCACTTAAATAATATAAAACCGGCTGTTTTAGTGGTTGGTGGCTGGTTTGATGCCGAAGATTTGTACGGTGCTTTGAAAACCTATTCTGCCATTGAAAAACAATCACCAAACAATAATACGAGATTGGTTATGGGTCCGTGGACACACGGCGGCTGGGCCTCTCCTAGCTGGAAATCTTTTGCAGATTATCAGTTTGGCGCAGACTTAAACCAATACTACCAGAATGAAATCGAGACCAGGTTTTTCAATTTTTATTTGAAAGATAAAGGTGAATTTAACCAGGCGGAAGCGACCGTTTTTGAAACGGGTTCCAATCAATGGAAAAACTATGAAGTTTGGCCACCAAAAAACAGTCAGCCGGAAACATTTTATTTCCAATCAAAAGGAAAACTTTCAACTGAAAAACCGAAGGTGGCAAAAGCGGTTACCGATTATATCAGCGATCCCGCCAAACCTGTTCCCTATACCAACGAAATCAGCGGCGACCGGAATAATAAATACATGGCTGAAGATCAGCGTTTCGCTTCCCGCCGACCTGATGTAATTTATTTCCAAACGGATTCCTTAACCTCAGATTTGACTTTAACGGGTGAAATAACGGCAAATCTTTTCGTTTCAATCACCGGAACGGATGCTGATTTTGTTGTAAAAGTGATTGATGTATGGCCTGATAGTTTGCCGGCACAAGTGCAACGCGGACAACCAAAACCATTGGATATGAGCGGTTATCAGCAAATGGTTCGCGCAGAAGTGTTCCGTGGAAAATTCCGTAACAGCTTCTCAAAACCAGAGCCGTTTGTTAAAGACAAAGTTGAAAAAGTTTCGTTCAAACTAAACGAAATTGCGCATACGTTCAAAAAGGGTCACCGCGTGATGGTACAAATCCAAAGCAGCTGGTTCCCCTTGGTAGACCGTAACCCACAAAAATTCATAAACATTTTTGAAGCCAACGAATCAGATTTCCAATCCGCCAAAATCACAGTTCACCACGACCTAAAAAACAGCAGCAACATCATATTACCCGTTCTAAAATAA
- a CDS encoding PepSY domain-containing protein, with translation MKTITKYTLLFHRYLGFALSLLFVIWFLSGFAMMYVKYPTMKQNEKLQNLPVIDLSRTKFTLNEALQKANITDTLRAARLGMLLERPVYRITTIQNKNLAIYADNGELLAPTDTILAQKLAIAFVKNRCQPEKLETLTEIDQWMAGARSIGYQPPVHRFKMNDPEKTYVYVSTQTGEVVQMVNVKQRFLAWLGPIPHWIYPTVLLRNRPLWNDIIVWTSSLGTLMCSAGIAMGFIRYKRKNKDSLAFSPYKKKWFRWHHYTGFVFGIFAFTWVFSGLLSMTPWDWAPFTRLNPEENKQWTGGIFSPKLFALSPVNASKIFKSNLALKEIHFTQIQGKPYFIGYQDEMHTELLSADNSENKPFALFPSKPFVKNIMDLNPGASLEEAVVLTDYDDYYYTKNKDKRLPVLRVKMNTPEKTWYYVDLKTGQVVLKHEKKSRLERWLYNGLHSLDFSFLLYKRPLWDIVVIILMLGGLAASSTGLVLTWKWLRRKTKKKAKVGLKTKMII, from the coding sequence ATGAAAACCATTACAAAATACACCCTTCTTTTTCACCGCTACCTCGGCTTTGCATTAAGTCTGCTTTTTGTAATCTGGTTTTTATCGGGTTTTGCCATGATGTATGTCAAATACCCGACAATGAAGCAAAATGAAAAATTACAAAATCTCCCGGTTATAGATCTTAGCCGGACAAAATTCACTTTAAACGAAGCACTTCAAAAAGCAAATATCACCGATACGCTCAGAGCTGCCAGATTAGGCATGTTACTGGAAAGACCTGTCTACCGCATCACGACCATTCAAAATAAAAATCTTGCGATCTACGCAGATAACGGCGAATTATTAGCACCAACCGATACGATACTCGCACAAAAACTGGCTATTGCTTTTGTAAAAAACAGATGTCAGCCGGAAAAACTTGAAACACTTACTGAAATCGATCAGTGGATGGCGGGCGCCCGATCCATAGGGTATCAGCCGCCGGTGCATCGGTTTAAGATGAATGATCCCGAAAAAACCTATGTATATGTTTCGACACAAACCGGAGAAGTAGTACAAATGGTGAATGTCAAACAACGCTTTTTAGCCTGGCTTGGCCCTATTCCGCACTGGATTTACCCAACCGTTTTATTGAGAAACCGCCCGCTCTGGAATGATATCATTGTCTGGACTTCTTCGCTTGGGACACTAATGTGTAGTGCCGGAATTGCCATGGGCTTTATCCGTTACAAAAGAAAAAACAAAGATTCGCTGGCATTTAGTCCGTATAAAAAGAAGTGGTTTCGCTGGCATCATTACACTGGATTTGTTTTTGGAATTTTCGCTTTCACCTGGGTTTTCAGCGGTTTGTTATCTATGACACCTTGGGATTGGGCGCCTTTTACAAGACTGAATCCGGAAGAAAATAAACAATGGACCGGCGGAATTTTCAGTCCAAAACTTTTTGCGCTAAGTCCGGTTAATGCCTCGAAAATATTCAAAAGCAATCTTGCTTTAAAGGAAATTCACTTTACACAAATTCAGGGAAAACCGTATTTTATTGGCTATCAGGATGAAATGCACACAGAATTATTATCCGCTGACAATTCCGAAAATAAACCCTTTGCGCTTTTTCCTTCAAAACCATTTGTTAAAAATATTATGGATTTGAACCCGGGTGCAAGTTTAGAAGAAGCCGTAGTCCTAACAGATTATGACGATTATTATTACACAAAAAATAAGGATAAACGTCTACCGGTATTGCGTGTCAAAATGAATACGCCGGAAAAAACCTGGTATTATGTTGATTTAAAAACGGGTCAGGTTGTATTAAAACATGAGAAGAAAAGTCGTTTGGAAAGATGGTTATACAACGGTTTACATAGTCTGGATTTCAGTTTTCTTCTCTACAAAAGGCCGCTTTGGGATATTGTAGTGATCATTTTAATGCTTGGTGGATTGGCTGCGAGCAGTACGGGATTGGTGTTAACGTGGAAATGGTTGAGGAGAAAAACGAAGAAGAAAGCGAAAGTGGGGTTAAAGACGAAAATGATTATATGA
- a CDS encoding TonB-dependent receptor, whose translation MQTQKNCFPRTGNGHLIFQKKRYSCVLKIALLFQFFLINNVFAHHFGTLNGSIQSETGEPIIGIHVRLEGTSFATITNESGHFEIKNIPAGNYTFLASGTGYEVKKENIDIKQNEITLLQYKLNSKTNELSEVVISSVSNRSFSSVNKIDVALRDMPITTSTVSVKTIEQRGADNLGEAMKNTTGVRANNTYGGFQHFTIRGFSNFVLLVDGVRDERHNISTSAPNTNLANVESIEVLKGPASVLFGHSALGGIINIARKRPTENFKADFSATYGSFNTRRIRAGAGGAVSDKLRYRIDFGMSDTDGYRHSGSNTNNGYLALEYTPTDKDLFYLTVGANKDIYDTDAGIPMLEGSKTIPGLNVNTRYNDPADFLKHTRYDYQLKYIHKFNERLKISNQLSYYDDNINYFSTEELTPNATLDSINRSYPFYFNHLTKPLQNQLELTYEFNTGNIEHKLLVGYSLSFLNRKTYNGDVYGPGKNMTIDVNNPILNQGYINFTDKNYRATMENVHGIYVQDWIKITENLKALAGLRYDIFDGTYYTNLVDADRNVTEKGAKSTISKAALTYRAGLVYQPIESLSVYGSYSTYFKPSRRVAPNGETFDPETGYQGEVGSRLELSSRWAANLAFYYMRKNNQLEALPGGIYKRIGSAESKGFEAEISGNLLPGLDVTAGYTYSKAKYLPYKTAEINAAAGKRVAFAPTNMLNAWLNYELQTTALKGLSIGAGANYMSETFTTSANDYALHGYTTTDLAFGYRVGRVGLRFNINNVLNEKYFANAIFANQFSPGPTRNFLLSLKYSI comes from the coding sequence ATGCAAACGCAAAAAAACTGTTTCCCGCGGACTGGAAACGGCCATCTCATTTTTCAAAAAAAACGGTACAGTTGTGTGCTGAAAATCGCTTTATTATTTCAATTTTTCCTGATTAATAATGTCTTTGCACACCATTTTGGAACATTAAACGGTTCCATTCAAAGTGAGACAGGAGAGCCGATTATCGGTATTCATGTCCGTTTGGAAGGTACCTCATTCGCCACGATTACGAACGAATCCGGGCATTTTGAAATCAAAAATATTCCGGCTGGGAATTATACATTTTTGGCGAGTGGGACTGGTTATGAAGTAAAAAAAGAAAACATAGATATCAAGCAAAATGAGATAACACTTTTACAATACAAACTGAATAGTAAGACCAACGAATTGTCGGAAGTAGTAATCAGTTCGGTATCAAACCGCTCTTTTTCTTCGGTAAATAAAATTGACGTTGCCTTACGTGATATGCCCATCACCACTTCGACGGTTTCTGTAAAAACTATTGAACAACGCGGCGCGGATAATCTGGGTGAAGCGATGAAAAATACAACCGGTGTTCGTGCAAACAATACTTATGGTGGCTTTCAGCATTTTACGATCCGTGGTTTTTCAAATTTCGTTTTACTGGTTGATGGTGTTCGCGACGAAAGACATAATATCTCAACCAGCGCACCAAATACGAACCTTGCCAATGTGGAAAGCATTGAAGTTCTGAAAGGGCCAGCTTCGGTACTTTTCGGTCACTCCGCTTTGGGTGGAATTATCAATATTGCCAGAAAAAGACCTACTGAAAATTTCAAAGCGGATTTTTCTGCTACGTATGGAAGTTTTAATACAAGACGTATACGTGCCGGTGCCGGTGGAGCGGTCAGTGATAAATTACGTTACCGCATAGATTTTGGAATGTCGGATACAGACGGCTATCGTCATTCCGGTTCGAATACCAACAATGGATATCTGGCCTTAGAATATACCCCGACTGACAAAGATTTATTCTATCTGACCGTTGGAGCAAATAAAGATATTTATGATACTGATGCCGGAATTCCAATGCTTGAAGGAAGCAAAACAATACCAGGTTTGAATGTTAATACGCGCTACAATGACCCGGCCGATTTCCTGAAACATACCCGCTATGATTATCAGCTAAAATACATTCACAAGTTTAATGAAAGGTTGAAAATCTCAAATCAGCTTTCCTATTACGATGATAACATCAATTACTTTTCAACAGAAGAATTAACGCCAAATGCTACACTGGATTCAATAAATCGGTCATATCCTTTTTATTTTAACCACTTGACAAAACCTTTACAAAACCAGTTGGAATTGACTTATGAGTTCAATACCGGAAATATTGAGCACAAACTGCTGGTTGGTTATTCACTAAGTTTTTTGAACAGAAAAACCTACAATGGCGATGTTTACGGCCCTGGAAAAAACATGACCATTGATGTTAACAACCCAATTCTGAATCAGGGATATATCAATTTTACAGACAAAAATTACCGTGCAACTATGGAAAATGTTCACGGAATTTATGTGCAGGACTGGATCAAAATCACGGAAAATCTGAAAGCGTTGGCTGGTCTTCGTTACGATATTTTCGACGGGACTTACTATACGAATTTGGTCGATGCTGACAGAAATGTGACAGAAAAGGGAGCTAAGTCTACTATTTCAAAAGCAGCTTTAACCTACCGTGCAGGATTGGTTTATCAGCCAATAGAATCCTTGTCTGTTTACGGATCTTACTCAACTTACTTCAAACCCTCGCGCCGAGTAGCGCCAAACGGAGAAACTTTTGACCCTGAAACAGGATATCAGGGAGAAGTAGGAAGTCGCCTGGAATTATCTTCGAGATGGGCTGCCAATCTTGCTTTTTATTACATGCGGAAAAATAATCAGCTGGAAGCTTTGCCAGGTGGAATTTACAAACGCATCGGTTCGGCAGAATCAAAAGGTTTTGAAGCAGAAATCAGCGGAAATCTTCTGCCCGGTCTGGATGTGACGGCTGGCTATACTTATTCAAAAGCGAAATATTTGCCATACAAAACCGCAGAAATTAACGCTGCTGCCGGAAAACGAGTGGCTTTTGCACCAACCAATATGTTGAACGCCTGGCTGAACTATGAATTGCAAACGACTGCCTTAAAAGGTTTGAGTATAGGTGCCGGAGCAAATTATATGAGCGAAACTTTTACCACAAGTGCTAATGATTACGCATTGCATGGCTACACCACAACAGATCTTGCGTTTGGATATCGCGTTGGACGTGTCGGTTTAAGATTCAATATCAACAATGTATTAAACGAAAAATATTTCGCGAATGCCATTTTTGCCAACCAGTTCTCACCCGGACCAACTAGAAATTTCTTGTTGAGCTTAAAATACAGCATCTAA
- a CDS encoding cytochrome c biogenesis protein CcdA, translating to MINYLLIDSLLLGVQHSFEPDHMAAVSVLATEKNQKPKDRLKLIWRSSHWALGHSLTLILFACLVLILKSAISLNISEKVELVIGPLMIWLGIVAFRRNFRKPDLTVQPAAEQKFSRSFWVGMVHGLAGTGGACAVALTLAASDAYTAVWIIILQSFGIIFSMSAYGYFFAFSINKFAAKRDRVLKIINYIVGTFSTVIGLITLYGAYEG from the coding sequence ATGATCAATTATTTACTTATCGACTCTCTTCTTCTTGGAGTTCAGCATTCTTTTGAGCCGGATCATATGGCAGCAGTTTCTGTATTGGCAACGGAGAAAAACCAGAAGCCGAAGGATCGTTTGAAATTAATCTGGCGGTCGTCGCACTGGGCGCTTGGACATTCTTTGACGTTGATTCTTTTTGCTTGTCTGGTTTTGATATTGAAATCAGCAATCTCTCTGAACATTTCTGAAAAGGTCGAATTGGTAATCGGACCGTTGATGATCTGGCTCGGAATTGTAGCCTTCCGCCGGAATTTCAGAAAGCCTGATTTGACAGTTCAACCGGCAGCCGAACAAAAATTCAGCCGTTCTTTTTGGGTGGGCATGGTGCACGGACTGGCCGGAACGGGTGGTGCCTGCGCAGTAGCGTTGACCCTCGCCGCAAGTGATGCTTACACGGCAGTCTGGATCATTATTCTGCAAAGTTTCGGAATCATTTTCTCCATGTCTGCTTATGGTTATTTCTTCGCTTTTTCGATCAATAAATTTGCTGCGAAACGGGATCGCGTATTAAAAATTATTAATTACATAGTCGGGACTTTCTCAACTGTTATCGGACTGATAACATTATACGGCGCGTATGAAGGGTGA
- a CDS encoding TonB-dependent receptor plug domain-containing protein has protein sequence MTATFSAQAQEVVLSDSTRENILNPVVVTATRYETRKEKIPQKLDIITRQDIEMTPSNDLTDIVRKTAAVDVIQYPNLSSGIGIRGFRPQFSGLNQRTLLLIDGRAAGATNLSQINLNGVERIEVLKGPASSLYGSQAMGGVINIITQRSKGDTKGNGFLEYGSFQSYQAGLNAGGNLTKKLDYDMSFSYFERSKNYKIGKWNLFRDAFDYTKVRKNYTTQPETDVDETQTDGATRPYTKLHYFTGSLRLGYQLNDNWRIDIRGDKFQAKNVESPGEISSGSTEASTKDVDRAAFDVSLTGKIGNHSPSLKVFTSEENTKNYTLNVSGKTVVPFRSAELGNNWKGIQVKDVWTIGNHSLIVGYDYLNSSTESRRWTNDTTERAPTQPAYALISSAFFAQAMLNFGRLTVQPGVRYDNITFDVKETALLPTYKSGKKNNPFTSPSLGVSYELIPALRVKGTVGRAFVTTDAYSVAGYNEVRDSKGRIAVTAGNPDLKNESSVSWDLGLSFNKPKAGLSANVTYFSTKVTNRIAKVIRTVNEPLANKDVIVSRATFVNAANAEINGLETEITYDFGALSNYRYSLRAFVNATSMIKATEDIVGTDESKVTRDIQNVAKNTFNYGLEYDNLKWLRLRLSGRSIGTRQDIDYTDPINPVIDYPKYMVLDFTAAFKIAQKHTLALKINNLTDENYYEKRGYNLPGRAVSVRYTVAF, from the coding sequence ATGACCGCCACTTTCTCCGCTCAAGCGCAGGAAGTGGTTTTATCTGATTCTACAAGAGAAAATATTTTGAATCCTGTGGTTGTAACGGCTACACGTTATGAAACGCGGAAAGAAAAAATTCCTCAAAAACTGGATATTATTACGCGCCAGGATATTGAAATGACGCCTTCAAATGACCTGACTGATATCGTAAGAAAGACGGCTGCGGTGGATGTAATCCAATATCCAAACTTGTCATCAGGAATTGGTATCCGTGGATTTCGTCCTCAGTTTTCAGGGTTAAACCAACGGACTTTGTTATTGATTGACGGCCGTGCGGCGGGTGCAACCAATTTGTCTCAAATCAATCTGAATGGCGTCGAAAGAATTGAAGTTTTGAAAGGGCCTGCTTCTTCTTTGTACGGTTCTCAGGCGATGGGTGGTGTTATTAACATCATTACCCAAAGATCAAAAGGCGATACGAAAGGGAACGGTTTTCTGGAATATGGAAGCTTTCAGTCGTACCAGGCTGGCTTGAATGCAGGTGGTAATCTGACGAAAAAGCTGGATTACGATATGTCTTTTTCCTATTTCGAAAGATCAAAAAATTACAAGATCGGGAAATGGAATTTGTTCCGTGATGCTTTTGATTACACCAAGGTCAGAAAAAATTACACAACTCAACCGGAGACGGATGTGGATGAAACCCAGACGGATGGTGCAACAAGGCCTTACACAAAACTTCATTATTTCACGGGTTCTTTAAGGCTTGGATATCAGTTAAATGACAATTGGAGAATTGATATTCGCGGCGATAAATTCCAGGCGAAAAATGTAGAATCGCCGGGTGAAATTTCTTCCGGTTCCACCGAGGCAAGTACAAAAGATGTTGATCGCGCAGCTTTTGATGTTTCGCTGACCGGCAAAATTGGAAATCATAGTCCGAGTTTGAAAGTATTTACTTCGGAAGAAAATACAAAAAATTATACACTCAATGTATCCGGCAAAACTGTTGTTCCTTTCCGCTCTGCCGAATTGGGGAATAACTGGAAAGGTATCCAGGTAAAAGATGTCTGGACAATCGGAAATCATTCTTTAATTGTTGGTTATGACTATTTGAATTCTTCAACAGAAAGTCGTCGCTGGACGAATGATACGACAGAACGTGCGCCGACACAACCCGCTTATGCACTAATTTCTTCTGCGTTTTTTGCTCAGGCGATGTTGAATTTCGGTCGATTGACTGTTCAACCTGGTGTCCGTTATGACAATATTACCTTTGACGTGAAGGAAACGGCGCTTTTGCCAACTTATAAATCAGGCAAAAAAAACAATCCGTTCACGAGTCCAAGTCTTGGCGTGAGTTATGAATTGATTCCGGCTTTACGTGTGAAAGGAACGGTCGGTCGTGCTTTTGTAACAACGGACGCTTATAGCGTGGCCGGGTATAATGAAGTTCGTGATTCAAAAGGAAGAATTGCGGTGACTGCCGGAAACCCGGATTTGAAAAATGAAAGCAGCGTGAGCTGGGATTTGGGATTGAGTTTTAATAAACCAAAAGCAGGACTTTCTGCAAATGTTACTTATTTCTCAACAAAGGTAACAAACCGGATTGCCAAGGTGATCAGAACAGTTAACGAGCCTCTTGCAAACAAAGATGTGATCGTTTCCCGCGCTACTTTTGTCAATGCAGCAAATGCTGAAATTAATGGTTTGGAAACCGAAATAACCTATGATTTTGGTGCTTTATCCAATTACAGATATTCCCTCAGAGCTTTTGTAAATGCCACTTCCATGATCAAAGCAACGGAAGATATTGTGGGTACTGACGAATCAAAAGTTACCCGTGATATTCAGAATGTGGCGAAAAACACATTTAACTATGGTCTGGAATATGATAATTTAAAATGGTTGCGGCTTCGTTTGTCCGGTCGTTCGATTGGAACACGTCAGGATATAGATTATACAGATCCGATTAATCCCGTTATTGATTATCCAAAATACATGGTTCTGGATTTCACCGCCGCTTTCAAAATCGCTCAAAAACATACATTGGCTTTGAAAATAAATAATTTGACTGACGAAAATTATTATGAAAAACGCGGTTATAATTTACCAGGCCGCGCCGTTTCCGTACGATATACGGTAGCATTTTAA
- a CDS encoding MBL fold metallo-hydrolase, with the protein MKHRIYNLILTSIFYLILVSVSQAQSAFNVVPLGVKGGGAEGNLSAYMIAPVNSQAYVCLDGGTVRQGVEVAVANGAFSATADQVSRSFIKGFLISHAHLDHVSGMITNAPEDTAKTIYALPKCLDVIKNHYFNWESWPNFGSEGVNPLKKYTYKPLSEGQEIPLENTQMTVKTFSLSHGNPYEGAAFLIQNNGKQALYFGDTGPDEVEKSTKLQKVWEATAPFIKAKTLTGIFLEVSYPNEQPDNKLFGHLTPNWIMKEMDKLAVLAGKENMKDLKLIITHIKPTGQNEVIIKGQLSNNNALGLEIIYPEQGTAFEL; encoded by the coding sequence ATGAAACATCGGATTTACAACCTGATTTTAACTTCCATTTTTTACCTGATTTTAGTTTCAGTCAGTCAGGCGCAATCGGCGTTTAATGTCGTTCCGCTTGGCGTAAAAGGTGGCGGTGCGGAAGGAAATCTTTCGGCTTATATGATCGCTCCGGTTAATTCCCAGGCTTATGTTTGTCTGGATGGCGGAACGGTTCGGCAGGGAGTGGAAGTGGCAGTTGCCAATGGCGCCTTTTCAGCCACGGCAGATCAGGTTTCAAGGAGTTTTATAAAAGGATTTCTTATTTCTCATGCGCATCTGGATCACGTTTCGGGTATGATAACGAACGCACCGGAAGATACCGCAAAGACAATTTATGCGCTTCCAAAATGTCTTGACGTCATCAAAAATCATTATTTCAACTGGGAAAGCTGGCCAAATTTCGGAAGTGAGGGAGTTAATCCTTTGAAAAAATATACCTACAAACCTTTGTCAGAAGGTCAGGAAATTCCGCTGGAAAATACTCAAATGACAGTTAAAACTTTTTCACTAAGCCATGGAAATCCTTATGAAGGCGCTGCGTTTTTGATTCAAAATAATGGAAAACAAGCACTGTATTTTGGAGATACAGGTCCGGATGAAGTTGAAAAATCGACCAAGCTGCAAAAAGTGTGGGAAGCGACAGCTCCTTTTATTAAAGCAAAAACATTAACCGGAATTTTTCTGGAAGTTTCCTATCCGAATGAGCAGCCGGATAATAAATTATTTGGTCATTTAACACCAAACTGGATTATGAAGGAAATGGATAAACTGGCAGTTTTGGCGGGAAAAGAAAACATGAAAGACTTAAAGTTGATTATCACCCATATCAAACCAACAGGTCAAAATGAAGTGATTATCAAAGGGCAATTAAGCAATAATAACGCGCTGGGTCTGGAAATAATTTATCCGGAACAAGGAACCGCATTTGAATTATAA